The Fusarium fujikuroi IMI 58289 draft genome, chromosome FFUJ_chr05 DNA segment TCCGTTTCTCCTTGACCATGTCGATCAACAGGGGGTGCTTGAAGAGACTGAAGCCGTGGCCGATGCGCCGGGTGCCAAGCAAGATCGCATCAAACAAATTGGCATCAGTATCAGTGCCATCCCCAAGTGTCTCCCCtgcatggaagaagaaggggaGGTTGACGCCTTCCATGGCACACTGCTTGCGGAACCAGAAAAGCTCGGGGAGTAGATCAGAAAGGGGTCGACCCAAATCCTCGGGTCCAACCAAATCATAACCAGCAATGAGGTCAGGGAAAGCGATCTTGGTAGCGATGCAGCAGTCCATGTTCTCTACGATCAGACGGGTCGGCCAGCTTCTCAGGCAGGTCCAAATAGTGGTGAGACCCCAGAAACCCTTTCCCTCCGGCGATTTCTTGAAGTTATCGATTTCCTCGCGCAGAACGTCAAACATGTGAATGTAGTCTTTCTCAGGCTCCTCTTGCTTATCACGGCAGTAGTTAAGTGGCCAGGTGAATCTATGATTTTTAGAACAAGATCGGAATTGCTGACTTATGACTTACCGAAGCTCAGCCCAGttgacaccatcatctttaAGGTTCCTCATGAGCTCGCGGAGGAAGATACGGAACATGGGTTCATAGTGAATGATGGTGGCGCACACGAGGAAACACTTCCCAAACTTGACCCAAATGGCATCGACTCCATGGTGTTGCTCATGGCTGTCTGTGACGGAAAGAGTGCATCGACCCTTCAGCCACTTGAGAAAGCCGGATCGTCCACCATGGGGGAACTCATCTGCCGCCTTTGGAAGTGGCACAAAAGCATCAGGCTTGTAGCTCTCTTCCCAAATAGATCCATCAGTTTCCGCCTTGGTTCTGTATCGGAAGCTAGGAACTGCATCCTCTCGAGATTCTTCAGTGTTGAGAGGTCGGTCGCTACACATGTGCATTCCTGGCATTTTCAGAAGCTCGTCAAAGAGAAAGTCAAAGTTGACCATGGCATCCATGTGAGAATGAAGCAGGGCTCCCTTTGGCATGCGTCGAACAATCTTCCAAAGGTTGGTCTTCTCCATGCGATCTTTTGCCAGCATGAACATCATTCCGGGAAAGATGCACTCGTTTCCTGCTTGGGCTAGCTCTTCCTCAACTTGAGGGGTCCAGATGGAGTCATTCTCCTGGTCGCGGATGCGGTCGACAATGTCACTCGCGCGCTTGGCAATAGGTGAAAGAGAGGCTCTGAATGAAGCATCTGTGCGAGACTTTTGTTCTTGGCTCATGAGGTTTGCTCGGCCTGTGAGATATTGCTGAAGGAAGGGGTCCGAGAGTGAGGGGATGTCTTGAGAGACTTCCTCCCACTCTTCATTGGACATGGTATGTTCGTCCGCCATGATTCCTTGATTGATTGGAGGAAGCAGTTGCTCTCAAGTGTTCGGTGGAGGTTTATGAATAAGTTAGAACTGGAAGTCGCCCGCGAGGGGTGAAACGGTAGGATACTGTAGGTGGATTAGGCAGGTCGGGGAAGCGTGCTAAGCAGAAGATCGCTGAAGTCAGATGAGCTGCTTATGATAACGAAAGATCAAAACAAGAACACGTCAGATGTGGTGAGACATGATTTGATGAAGAATATGGCACATCAACGTAGAAAAACACACTATTAGAGGTAAAGTGAAGCGTTGAATGTAGAGTTGAGGATGTGACGTAGAGGCACAGACGGTTACGCTTTGAGTTGAGCGTAATAAACGGTGCTTCACTCCAAGGCCTTCGCCGATAACCGACATCTTGTTTCACGTGACTTTGCAGGCGTTGCACCCGCAGCGTGATTAACCGTTTTACGGCCTCTGATTGGCTGAGCTAGTCTCACAGCTCCCAGTAGGTAGACGCACCTTTATCACCTCCAGGATCCATGCATCGTCACACTTGACTCCCTGCAaccaatcttctcctcaagatgTTCTCCCTGGCAGTCTGTGGCTGGACGCATGAAATGAAGCTATCCCCGCTTTCTATACTGCGGTGAAGAAGGATATCCCTGGCCTGTCACCCACCTTGTGCCTTGCATCTCGGAGCATGAACGGCATAGCACCAACAATCACGTCGAATGTCACTCTGGTAATTAGTTCGCGGCTGTTCCTGACAAGCCATTCGCTCCTGAGAATGGCCCTAGTTTTGTTCGTCCTATAGCGCGAAACCCCGAGACTCCCAATGGAAATGGTCACGTCCATCACTTGGAATCACCTGCACGGGACATCACAGCTCTAGAGACCGACTTTTCACGATAAATGTGACTTTCTGCTGACCATCATGAGCCAAGTGGCTTCCTTTCTGACTCAATCCTTCGACCAACGTGCATTCTCACATTCGGTTCGATGCCTTTGAATGGATTTATTTCTGCTGATCCTTAATGAAGCCGAGCCCGACGGGTGATGGAGAATGAGGTCTCCAGAATTATAAAAGGTGAGGGAATTCTTGTGATGTCTACGATGTTTGAGttctctattactatctttaacAATTGAGCTGGACTCAATAATATTACAAGTTCGTCCTATACTTAATTTACACTGCTCACATCATCCATCGTACCCTTCACTTCAAGATGAAGTCGTCCACTCTGGTCACTCTCTTGTGCTCCATGGCCACAGCTGCAGTTATTCCTCGTGATACTGTCTTCGATGGCCATTGCTGCTTCACGTTACAAGATGTGGCAACTAGTGCTACAGTCCAACAAAACAGCGACGGCAACCTGCTGCTTAATGCCGGAAAAACCAACGGCTTCTACTGTATCGATCTGTCCAATTCTCAAGACATCCTTCGAGACAACGCCTTCAACGCTTGCTTTCTCAGCCCAAGCGGTGCTCTCAAATGCGTCGATCCGACGCCTGGTTTCCAATCATGGACGTTACAAAAGAGTGGCAGCAATACGCTTCTTCAGCACGATGGAGGAACCACGTTCAACTCCTGCTCAAAGACTTCTACGAGTGCAAAGGGTACTGTTCTGTATGGAGAGAAACACACAGATGCTACGACGTGTAAGAAGGTTACACTGAAGGCGAAGAATTTTAAGGGCACATGCAAGAGTCTGCGGGGTTGATGGGGATAGGCGCACAATAACTTGATACCCATTCTTTACACTTGGTTCAACATTCTTGATTTCTCTTGAGCTTtcattttatatataacaAGAATAGTGTTGGCCCCAGATTCGCAAAGATGAGTGACATGATACAGCCATAAATTAATGCCAATGGTGCTGTCAAAGCTTGGCAAAGATCTCGTTTCCAGTACCTCCATACACAACTGCGAAGTCCTTAGCAAGCTGTTCTCGAGCTGAGACCTTTTCTCGCTTCGTGGTGACATTCTTCCCTTCCAAGAACCGATGGAAAATGTCCAGTGACACTTGATCACCGTCACTACCAGCGTCAACATAGAGCAGAACAGACACCAGTAAATCTGCCACAGCCCAGAGAACTTCCCTAGCATCTCCCATCAAGTCTGCCGCCGATTCTCGTTCAATACGCTGCCTCAGGCTCTTCCAAACGTCCAAAGGGTTCAAGCCTCCAGGCCAAGATACCTTTCCTTGAAATGCCGTACCTTTCTTAATGGAGTCTTCGAGGGCGTTCAGAGTGTCCTGACCAGCCTTTGGATGCTTAATAGCCCTCAAGAAGTCAGTGCTCAACACATCTGTTGTGCCCTCCCAGATAGGCAGTACAGCACAATCGCGATGGAGGCGGGCGATATTGAGGTACTCTTGTTCTTCATTGGCAAGGTACCCAACACCACCGAGCGCCTCCATACAAGAGAAGAGTAGTTGTACCGATGCTTTGCAAACGTAAGCTTTTGTGAGCTGAGTAAGAACCCGAATCAATGGCGCAGCATGTTGTGCAGAAGGTGTCAACGCCTCTAGCGCAGATGAAAGATTTGCATCTGACGCCATGTCATGCTCCGAAACGCCAAGGACATATGATGTAAAGATGGTAAGAAGCATAAGGCCGCGATACTCGGAAGATACCTTTGAAAGGGTTCTCATGTGTAATGAACTCTCTGTGAGCTTCATTCGAGTTCCCTTTCCGCCACCAACCTCTCGAACTTGAGCATATGCTCTTGCGATGGCAAGTCCTCTTCCTAAATAACCCACAGCAGCAACTGAAGAGTGAACTCGAGTCAAGGTCAAAATTGTTGCGATTTCCTGGAtgcctcggccttcttgccCTACAAGCCATGCTCGCATGTCCTGGAGGACTAGTTCAGCTGTTGGGAGACTCTGTGTGCCTGATTTGTTTTTCAAGCGCTGGATCCTAACTCCATTAAGTTGCTCCCCGTTGCTTTTCGGAAGTCCCGTAGCTGTGGTAGCACTCGCATCGTGCTTGTACATGGGAGCCATAAAGGTTGACAGTCCACCTCTAGATGTTCGAGCAAGGAGAACAGTCATTCTTGAGTCCGTTGCTGACGAAAACcacttgaagccattgataCTCCATGGTCCTAATGGTATATCTTCATCCTTCGAGGCGAGCTGGATTTCAGAAGTTGGCATGTGCACTGCTGTTGTTTCGGTCAACGACACATCACTGCCCCCTGTTCGCTCAGTCATCCACTGGCCACTGGTCCAGGCACTCTGTGG contains these protein-coding regions:
- a CDS encoding related to cecr1 protein is translated as MADEHTMSNEEWEEVSQDIPSLSDPFLQQYLTGRANLMSQEQKSRTDASFRASLSPIAKRASDIVDRIRDQENDSIWTPQVEEELAQAGNECIFPGMMFMLAKDRMEKTNLWKIVRRMPKGALLHSHMDAMVNFDFLFDELLKMPGMHMCSDRPLNTEESREDAVPSFRYRTKAETDGSIWEESYKPDAFVPLPKAADEFPHGGRSGFLKWLKGRCTLSVTDSHEQHHGVDAIWVKFGKCFLVCATIIHYEPMFRIFLRELMRNLKDDGVNWAELRFTWPLNYCRDKQEEPEKDYIHMFDVLREEIDNFKKSPEGKGFWGLTTIWTCLRSWPTRLIVENMDCCIATKIAFPDLIAGYDLVGPEDLGRPLSDLLPELFWFRKQCAMEGVNLPFFFHAGETLGDGTDTDANLFDAILLGTRRIGHGFSLFKHPLLIDMVKEKRILIESCPISNEVLRLCGSVTAHPLPALLARGVPCSLCNDDPAMLGQDTAGMSHDFWQALQGWKNLGLAGLGSLAENSVRWAAFEDQSQTDWINDIKQASLGTNVKAKRMQEWQIEWEKFCLWIVEEFGDEFGDEKEKEKASDA